Proteins from one Erysipelothrix larvae genomic window:
- a CDS encoding MazG-like family protein — MRKQFGWDQSDTKETMSHFLLDEAKELVESLNEPEEAFKKELADVLMYAFAICMDEGYDVKTLIEDKANEVKQREY, encoded by the coding sequence ATGCGAAAACAATTTGGTTGGGATCAAAGCGATACCAAAGAAACCATGTCACACTTTTTATTAGATGAAGCCAAAGAACTGGTCGAAAGTCTTAATGAACCTGAAGAAGCTTTCAAAAAAGAGCTCGCCGATGTCTTAATGTATGCATTCGCGATCTGTATGGACGAAGGGTATGATGTTAAGACCCTGATTGAAGATAAAGCAAACGAGGTAAAACAACGTGAGTACTAA
- the lepA gene encoding translation elongation factor 4, producing MNQKNIRNFSIIAHIDHGKSTLADRILEMTDTVSDRDMKSQVLDQLDLERERGITIKLNAVQLEYNHTDGETYTFHLIDTPGHVDFTYEVSRSLAACEGAILVVDATQGIQAQTLANAYLAIDNDLDIMVVINKVDLPSADPERVKQEIEDVLGIDASDAPLISAKTGLNVDQVLKGIVEKLPAPKGNREAPLKALIFDSIYDSYRGVIAYVCIKDGSVKKGDTIQFMANGVEVEVTELGIRTPFEIKKQELVTGEVGWIAGSIKSIHDVGVGDTITLANRPADAPLPGYRKLNPMVFCGLYPIDNKRYTDLRDALEKMALNDSSLVFEPETSKALGFGFRCGFLGLLHMDVIQERLEREYQLELIATAPSVVFHVYLTNGEMVTVDNPSNMPVVNYIDRIEEPYVEANILVPSEYVGAVMELCQNKRGVYHDMQMIDAVRYNIVYHMPLVEIVYDFFDKLKSSTKGYASFDYELIGYRPSKLVKMDIMLNGEIVDALSVIVHRDFAYNRGKVITDKLKELIPRQQFEVPVQAAINSKVIARSTIKAVRKNVIAKCYGGDISRKKKLLEKQKEGKKRMKQVGSVEIPQEAFMSVLSMKDD from the coding sequence ATGAATCAAAAAAACATACGAAATTTTTCGATTATTGCCCATATTGATCATGGGAAATCAACACTTGCTGATCGTATTTTAGAAATGACAGATACGGTCAGTGATCGTGATATGAAATCACAAGTACTCGATCAACTTGATTTAGAACGTGAACGGGGTATCACAATTAAACTTAACGCAGTACAACTTGAATACAATCATACGGATGGTGAAACCTATACATTCCATCTGATTGACACACCCGGTCACGTCGACTTTACATATGAAGTGTCTCGCTCACTTGCTGCGTGTGAAGGGGCTATTTTAGTTGTTGATGCGACTCAAGGAATTCAAGCACAAACTCTTGCGAATGCGTATCTTGCGATTGATAATGATCTGGATATTATGGTCGTGATTAATAAGGTCGACTTACCATCCGCTGACCCAGAACGCGTAAAACAAGAAATTGAAGATGTATTAGGTATTGATGCCTCTGATGCACCGCTTATTAGTGCAAAAACTGGACTCAATGTGGATCAAGTGCTCAAAGGGATTGTTGAAAAACTCCCTGCACCCAAAGGAAACAGAGAAGCACCGCTTAAAGCATTAATTTTTGACTCAATCTACGACTCATATCGTGGTGTTATCGCTTATGTGTGTATCAAAGATGGATCAGTTAAAAAAGGAGATACCATTCAGTTTATGGCGAATGGTGTTGAAGTTGAAGTTACTGAACTTGGAATTCGAACACCATTTGAAATCAAAAAACAAGAATTGGTAACAGGTGAAGTTGGTTGGATTGCAGGCAGTATTAAATCTATCCATGATGTTGGTGTAGGGGATACCATTACCCTTGCAAACCGCCCAGCAGATGCACCCCTACCTGGATATCGTAAACTCAACCCAATGGTATTTTGTGGATTATACCCAATCGATAACAAACGCTATACGGATTTACGGGATGCCTTAGAAAAAATGGCGTTGAATGACTCATCACTTGTGTTTGAACCTGAAACATCCAAAGCCTTAGGGTTTGGATTTCGATGTGGGTTCTTAGGACTCCTTCATATGGATGTAATTCAAGAACGTTTAGAACGTGAATACCAACTCGAACTCATTGCGACAGCACCATCGGTTGTATTCCATGTTTACCTTACCAATGGTGAAATGGTAACTGTTGACAACCCAAGTAATATGCCTGTTGTAAACTATATTGATCGAATTGAAGAACCCTATGTAGAAGCTAATATTTTAGTGCCCAGTGAGTATGTTGGTGCAGTAATGGAACTGTGTCAAAACAAACGGGGTGTTTATCATGATATGCAAATGATTGATGCGGTACGTTACAATATTGTATACCACATGCCACTTGTTGAAATTGTCTATGATTTCTTTGATAAGTTAAAATCATCGACCAAAGGGTATGCATCCTTTGATTATGAACTCATTGGATATCGTCCATCAAAACTTGTGAAGATGGATATCATGTTAAATGGTGAAATTGTCGATGCCTTATCCGTTATTGTACACCGTGATTTTGCGTATAATCGCGGTAAAGTCATCACAGATAAACTCAAAGAGTTAATCCCAAGACAACAATTTGAAGTGCCTGTTCAAGCTGCAATCAACAGTAAAGTTATCGCACGTTCAACGATTAAAGCAGTACGTAAAAACGTAATTGCGAAGTGTTATGGTGGCGATATCTCTCGTAAGAAGAAACTGTTAGAGAAGCAAAAAGAAGGAAAGAAACGGATGAAACAGGTCGGAAGTGTGGAAATTCCACAAGAAGCCTTCATGTCCGTCTTATCGATGAAAGATGACTGA
- a CDS encoding ECF transporter S component produces MKKNYEIKRTQTIVYIALMTALVTSVTIFTAVAFPNGGYFNLGDVVIAILATIAPVRQVLVAAALGSALADLLTGYAHYMLFTAFIKGSEVLVIYIFRKLLKTKLYPIPFLLSAMLMLVGYGIVDSFILGDYAFFASIAANLTQGIVAFVVPTAVYPWIRKTDFSIKGMVS; encoded by the coding sequence ATGAAAAAAAACTACGAAATAAAACGAACACAAACAATCGTATATATTGCACTTATGACAGCACTTGTCACCAGTGTCACTATCTTTACAGCAGTTGCATTTCCTAATGGAGGTTATTTCAATTTAGGAGATGTTGTGATTGCGATCCTTGCGACAATTGCACCAGTTAGACAAGTCTTAGTTGCAGCAGCACTGGGAAGTGCGCTTGCAGATTTATTGACAGGTTATGCCCACTATATGCTCTTCACTGCTTTTATAAAAGGAAGTGAAGTACTCGTAATTTATATATTTAGAAAGTTATTGAAAACCAAATTATATCCAATTCCGTTTTTACTCTCAGCAATGCTGATGCTTGTAGGATATGGAATCGTGGATAGCTTTATTCTCGGAGATTATGCCTTCTTTGCGTCCATTGCAGCAAACCTTACCCAAGGAATCGTTGCATTTGTGGTCCCTACAGCGGTATACCCATGGATACGTAAGACGGATTTCAGTATTAAGGGAATGGTATCATGA
- the fmt gene encoding methionyl-tRNA formyltransferase has product MRIVFMGTTLFSCVVLETLLSEGYDVVGVVTQPDRPVGRKKILTAPPVKMLALENDIPVIQPEKIKRAVDDVLAFNADCIVTCAYGQIVPEAILYAPPYRCLNVHASLLPKYHGGAPIHWSIIRGEKETGVTLMFMDKGMDSGDMLAKQSVTINEEDTFGDVEAKLMEVSKTLIKEDLKAYFDGKLTPIKQKDEDVTFAYAIQRNDEFVSFRKPGHDVYNHIRGLIPWPTAYGILDGVSIKFHAVQFESKDHQFQRGEIVDVSDKGVDVAVEGGIIHLTSIQISGKPRQSNRDILNGFGKRWKGRRFE; this is encoded by the coding sequence ATGAGAATTGTATTTATGGGAACAACACTGTTTTCATGTGTTGTATTAGAAACGTTATTAAGTGAAGGATATGATGTTGTTGGTGTTGTGACACAACCAGATCGTCCAGTTGGAAGAAAAAAGATCCTAACTGCACCACCTGTTAAGATGCTTGCATTGGAAAATGACATCCCTGTAATTCAACCTGAAAAAATTAAACGTGCGGTAGATGATGTGCTAGCATTTAATGCAGATTGCATTGTGACCTGTGCTTATGGTCAAATTGTCCCTGAGGCAATTCTTTATGCACCACCGTATCGTTGTTTAAACGTGCATGCATCACTGTTACCAAAATATCATGGGGGTGCTCCCATCCATTGGTCAATCATTCGTGGTGAGAAAGAAACTGGCGTGACATTGATGTTTATGGATAAAGGGATGGACAGTGGCGATATGCTTGCAAAACAAAGCGTCACGATTAATGAAGAAGATACCTTTGGTGATGTTGAAGCGAAACTTATGGAAGTCTCAAAGACTTTGATTAAAGAAGATCTCAAAGCGTACTTTGATGGTAAATTGACACCAATCAAACAAAAAGATGAAGACGTCACCTTTGCGTATGCCATCCAAAGAAATGATGAATTTGTATCATTTAGAAAGCCAGGACATGATGTATACAATCATATACGCGGTTTAATTCCATGGCCGACAGCATATGGAATCCTAGATGGTGTATCTATTAAGTTTCATGCTGTTCAATTTGAAAGTAAAGACCATCAATTTCAACGAGGAGAAATTGTTGATGTTTCAGATAAAGGGGTCGATGTTGCAGTCGAAGGTGGAATCATTCACCTTACCAGTATCCAAATATCTGGGAAACCACGACAATCCAATCGAGACATTTTAAATGGGTTTGGTAAACGATGGAAGGGGCGACGTTTTGAATGA
- the holA gene encoding DNA polymerase III subunit delta, whose protein sequence is MAHVLYGTDRYLILEKANQLFETYSKKHTEVEKWIFQTNDQGFDQNQVQEAIETISLFGLPKWIFLFIENEKDLNKVDESALEEWFSHTSNTLELVLALPKKPLAKSPLRKTLTHYAKEITITVGGKDAISVKDRVNAALKAQTLHIDPDAKQLLIDRIGSNSARVQSEIDKLVLLNRRITLDDVTQLISYDLENDIFALSNALLQKDHSEVFRIYQQLLKQKNDPLSLAPLIAASLRGIYQVSTLQSLNYQADEIRNLLNMSEGQYWNITRKRYRSNQSILDILNQLSTFDQESKKGLKDRFVGFEMLLLSIMM, encoded by the coding sequence GTGGCTCATGTTTTATATGGCACTGACCGGTATCTTATTTTAGAAAAAGCAAACCAATTATTTGAAACTTATTCAAAAAAACATACCGAAGTAGAGAAATGGATTTTCCAAACAAACGATCAAGGATTTGATCAAAATCAAGTACAAGAAGCAATCGAAACGATTTCTCTTTTTGGTCTGCCAAAGTGGATTTTCTTATTTATTGAGAACGAAAAAGACCTTAACAAGGTTGATGAATCCGCGCTAGAAGAATGGTTTTCTCATACCTCAAACACTCTTGAGCTCGTCTTAGCACTCCCTAAGAAACCTTTGGCTAAAAGCCCGTTAAGAAAAACATTGACACATTACGCCAAGGAAATCACCATTACAGTCGGTGGAAAAGATGCAATCTCAGTGAAGGATCGTGTGAATGCTGCTTTAAAAGCACAGACACTTCATATTGATCCAGATGCAAAGCAACTTCTCATCGATCGAATTGGAAGTAATAGTGCTCGTGTTCAAAGTGAAATCGATAAACTTGTGTTGTTGAATCGAAGGATAACCCTTGATGATGTAACCCAACTCATATCGTACGACTTAGAAAACGACATCTTTGCATTAAGTAATGCTCTTTTACAAAAAGATCATAGTGAAGTTTTTAGAATCTACCAACAACTCTTGAAGCAAAAAAATGATCCCTTGAGTCTTGCGCCATTAATTGCAGCGTCATTAAGAGGAATCTATCAAGTATCCACGCTACAAAGTTTAAATTATCAAGCAGATGAGATTCGTAATCTACTAAACATGTCTGAAGGTCAGTATTGGAACATCACGCGTAAACGTTATCGTTCAAATCAATCAATTTTGGATATCTTGAATCAATTATCTACCTTTGATCAAGAATCTAAAAAAGGACTAAAAGACCGCTTTGTAGGTTTTGAAATGCTTCTTTTATCCATTATGATGTAA
- a CDS encoding ComEC/Rec2 family competence protein, translating into MFIVLTLIFMGFMNHVFVQCAFLCLVSIVIALKYTPNDALKLLALGCFFMLSLNLNLPSFQTHYRVIEKRDTWYVLRNGVNKYYSSGDGNLEFDAVYQFEGDIIPLESKNHFQSINRYQGTLNGEFTKQVKKPRPIHRFLQSAYKDYPILLDFIYKDSQHIFVSLALHFYAIEQLLIWSTRRVLTKEKRNALYRIIIGLYGYAFGFSLNCVRHLMRGVDLKPETKMLILLFMFPYAQFHLGFIIAYFPTLIQEISGPIPKKSFEVARLFLIHTLSGSVHILQMVLFKVWVILFAGVYLFMILRMNTLATTLLLGYDDFLSVTNRFELRGKIPLLVFGMCLVWKSNPKHYCIAYLSVVVFMMYFPFPRVMIVDVGQGDAIIITTAFNAHVTVIDTGRAFALSNLERALTSLSIRSIDQLIITHDDLDHNENQDYLMDVYDVKSLITQKQSTVHFLYELLGDVTYEESNENSLIFILQTKRLSFLFTGDAYIKQELDLLKHYPNLQVDVLKLGHHGSKTSTSELLVSTLRPTYAIASSNPTIYNHPHPDVMQLLHQYRISLLKTSDYGHITFIMSPLFDFVVSQRGHFGIIDTR; encoded by the coding sequence ATGTTTATAGTATTAACCCTAATCTTTATGGGGTTTATGAATCATGTGTTTGTTCAATGCGCATTTTTGTGCCTCGTGTCGATTGTTATTGCATTAAAATATACACCAAATGATGCACTCAAACTGCTTGCTTTAGGATGCTTTTTTATGCTGTCACTCAACCTTAACTTACCAAGTTTTCAAACTCACTATCGTGTGATTGAAAAAAGGGATACTTGGTATGTACTCAGAAACGGTGTGAATAAATATTATAGTAGTGGTGATGGTAATTTAGAATTTGATGCAGTTTATCAATTTGAAGGGGATATAATCCCCCTTGAGTCAAAGAACCACTTTCAAAGCATCAACCGTTACCAAGGGACATTAAACGGTGAATTCACAAAGCAAGTGAAAAAACCACGCCCGATCCATCGATTTCTACAATCAGCCTACAAGGACTATCCCATCCTCTTGGATTTTATTTACAAAGACTCACAACATATTTTTGTTTCTTTAGCACTTCATTTCTATGCCATCGAACAACTCTTAATATGGTCAACACGACGTGTTCTCACCAAAGAAAAACGCAATGCACTTTATCGGATAATCATTGGATTGTATGGTTATGCATTTGGGTTTAGTCTGAACTGTGTTCGACATCTGATGCGGGGTGTTGATTTAAAACCCGAGACAAAGATGCTGATTCTGTTATTTATGTTTCCCTATGCACAGTTTCACTTAGGATTTATTATTGCGTATTTTCCGACACTAATCCAAGAAATCTCAGGACCAATCCCCAAAAAATCTTTTGAAGTTGCACGTTTATTTCTAATCCATACACTTAGTGGGTCTGTACATATTCTTCAAATGGTTTTGTTTAAGGTATGGGTTATCCTTTTTGCAGGGGTATATCTGTTCATGATATTAAGAATGAATACACTGGCGACCACCTTGCTATTAGGGTATGATGATTTTTTGAGTGTTACCAACCGATTCGAATTAAGGGGCAAGATTCCACTATTAGTATTTGGCATGTGCTTAGTGTGGAAATCAAACCCTAAACACTATTGCATTGCATATCTCAGTGTTGTTGTATTTATGATGTATTTTCCATTTCCACGGGTCATGATTGTGGATGTTGGGCAAGGGGATGCAATCATCATCACAACCGCGTTTAATGCGCATGTAACTGTGATCGATACAGGACGAGCCTTTGCCTTGTCAAACCTTGAAAGAGCCCTCACATCGCTGTCGATTCGTTCCATCGACCAACTCATTATTACGCATGATGATTTGGACCATAATGAGAATCAAGATTATTTAATGGATGTATATGACGTCAAATCATTAATCACACAAAAGCAATCAACGGTACACTTTTTATATGAGCTGTTGGGAGATGTAACGTATGAAGAATCCAATGAAAATAGCCTTATTTTCATACTTCAAACAAAACGCTTATCCTTTTTGTTTACAGGGGATGCATACATCAAACAAGAGTTAGATCTATTAAAACACTACCCAAATCTGCAGGTGGATGTCCTAAAACTTGGACATCATGGATCAAAAACAAGCACTTCCGAATTGCTTGTCAGTACACTCAGACCAACCTATGCAATTGCCAGCAGCAATCCAACAATTTACAATCATCCCCATCCAGATGTGATGCAATTATTACACCAATACCGAATTTCACTTCTAAAAACGAGTGATTATGGACATATTACGTTTATTATGTCACCACTTTTTGATTTTGTTGTGTCACAACGTGGACACTTTGGTATAATAGATACTAGGTGA
- a CDS encoding ComEA family DNA-binding protein, with protein sequence MKTKNILSIAIAILLISVFRPILYTPFTYEASNINITVVYHNETYHLELLPYSSLSALKDHIELHDDVDYAKLNLNQKVKDGDIITIPLLSDTPCVSINTGTHEELMTLPGVGEAIANRIIDHRNEYGSFQTLESIMEVKGIKNRLFERMELMICL encoded by the coding sequence ATGAAAACGAAGAATATCCTATCTATCGCAATTGCAATCCTCCTCATTAGTGTGTTTCGCCCAATTTTATATACACCCTTTACATATGAAGCATCAAATATAAACATAACGGTTGTATATCATAATGAAACCTATCATCTAGAACTGTTACCCTACAGTTCTTTATCTGCGCTAAAAGATCACATTGAGCTTCATGATGATGTAGATTATGCAAAACTAAATCTCAATCAAAAGGTAAAAGATGGGGATATCATTACCATACCTTTGTTATCCGATACACCATGTGTATCCATTAACACTGGGACACATGAAGAACTCATGACACTTCCTGGAGTTGGTGAAGCCATTGCGAATCGGATTATTGATCATCGCAATGAATACGGGTCCTTTCAAACACTGGAATCCATAATGGAAGTAAAGGGAATTAAAAATCGTTTGTTTGAACGCATGGAACTCATGATATGTTTATAG
- the greA gene encoding transcription elongation factor GreA: protein MSEKIPVTQAGLDELNRELRQLIEVERAEVIEDLKAARAQGDLSENADYDAARDRQARVEARIRELENTLSRVELIGDTNGKKFKTVSLGANVTILDIDMGEEMTFTIVGSVEADPDNGRLSNVSPLAQAIMDSKVGDEVLVQVAKPYSVKILKVT from the coding sequence AGATGAATTAAACCGCGAATTACGTCAATTAATTGAAGTAGAACGTGCTGAAGTCATTGAGGACTTAAAAGCCGCTCGCGCTCAAGGTGACTTGTCAGAAAATGCTGATTATGATGCAGCACGGGATCGTCAAGCGAGAGTAGAAGCTCGTATACGTGAGTTAGAGAATACACTATCACGTGTTGAGTTAATCGGTGACACCAATGGCAAAAAATTCAAAACTGTGAGTTTGGGTGCCAATGTAACAATTTTAGATATTGATATGGGCGAAGAAATGACCTTTACAATTGTTGGTTCTGTTGAAGCAGATCCAGATAATGGTCGTTTGTCTAATGTCTCACCATTAGCGCAAGCAATTATGGATTCTAAAGTTGGTGATGAAGTGCTAGTACAAGTCGCAAAACCATATTCTGTTAAAATTCTAAAAGTTACATAA